CCGCGCTTGCCAGCGCTTCGGCGAAGCACCGAGTCAGTTCGCTCAGCTTCGGGTCGACCGAGGTGACGTGGTGGGCATCGTGCGACATCGCGCCGCCGAGCACATGGGCGTACGGGTTCCGCGTCCGCTTCGACAGGACCATCCCCACCGACGCCTCGCCCATGATGAAGCCGCGGCTGCCCTCCTGGAACGGTCGGCAAGCCTGTAGCGGCTCGGTGTCGGTGATTGCGACACCGAGCCGGTTGAAGTGCAGCACGGTCTCCGGGGTGGACGACAGGTCGGTGGCGACGAACACCACGTCGTCCACCACGTCGGCGTCCAGCCATGCCTTCGCGGTGAGCAAGCCGGCATTGCCGGAGGCGCAGGTCGCCGAGACGTTCATCGCCGGGCCGTGGAAGCCGAACTCTTGCATGAACGTCGACACCGGGGTCGAGGGCATCAGCGCGAGGTAGTCGCGCACCGACGCGTCGGAGCCGCGCGTGCCATAGAAATCCCGCCACAGTTCCAGATCACCGAGCACTGCCGCGTGCAGTAGCCCCACCCGGCGTCCGGGCTGCCAGCCCCGGCGTCCGGCGTCGATGATCGCCTCGCGCGCGGCGCCTCGCATGGCCCTGGCGAAGCGGCTCGGACCGTCCAACTCGTCACCGCCGTCCGGTACCTTGGCCACCCATGCCGTCTGGTCCCGGTCGGGGCCATGTCCCGGGACCGAGCGGGCGGCTATCTTGCCGCCGGATAAGCCCTCCCACAGGGCATCGCGGCCCCAGCCGTAGCCGGTCACCGCGCCGATACCGTTGATTCCGCATTGCTGCGCGCCCATTGCCAACCTTTCTTGGGTTGCGATCATCCAATCCGGCCACCGCACCGGGGAAGGGCGGTGGGTGGCGACCGGCACCGCCGCGCGCCCAGCCCGATCGAACGAAATCGCCGCAGCATCGGCGGGCTGTCGAGATCGAACTACTTAACGTCACTTTTTCGCGCGAGAAGATCCGGTCGCTACACGCAAGAGTGAAGAACATGAGCATTTGCGATACTCACAGTGTTTGCACTCTGGCAGTCTCTCATACAGGTGAATGAAGATCGGCAAAAGGAGGAGCAGTGCAGAACCTTTCGCGCCCGCCTTCGCGCCGGCCCCGGTTCACGATGGGTGGCTCGCCTGGCCGTAACCCGTGCGCGCGGCGCGCGAGGTCTCGCCAATGGTTGATGACCAGCCCTTATGGGAAGCTCTAAGCCGGGTCGGTGACACAGCGCTATGGCCACGACGGGCGGAGTAGCCCACGCGAGGAGTTGGGTGGGTGAAGTCTCTTCATTGGGTGGATCATGGAAATTGATCCTGCGGACGGGCTCTCGGGCGGCTCTGGTCTCGGCCGCGAGTTCCTGGACCTCGCGCTGTCCGCGCACGGCGCCGTCCCGTGGACG
The sequence above is a segment of the Saccharopolyspora phatthalungensis genome. Coding sequences within it:
- a CDS encoding beta-ketoacyl synthase N-terminal-like domain-containing protein — protein: MIATQERLAMGAQQCGINGIGAVTGYGWGRDALWEGLSGGKIAARSVPGHGPDRDQTAWVAKVPDGGDELDGPSRFARAMRGAAREAIIDAGRRGWQPGRRVGLLHAAVLGDLELWRDFYGTRGSDASVRDYLALMPSTPVSTFMQEFGFHGPAMNVSATCASGNAGLLTAKAWLDADVVDDVVFVATDLSSTPETVLHFNRLGVAITDTEPLQACRPFQEGSRGFIMGEASVGMVLSKRTRNPYAHVLGGAMSHDAHHVTSVDPKLSELTRCFAEALASAGVDASRVRYLNAHGPGTKQCDRAEAAVFDALFPAKAELFSVKPLVGHCMGAASAVEISATALGYDRGLLPAPPLVAPGHPRLLAGPAVPADGLTVKSSLGLGGHNSAVVLAPPD